In one Planctomycetota bacterium genomic region, the following are encoded:
- a CDS encoding nuclease, with product MRPAIAIALSLVLASVAFAGTLTGKVVKIVDGDMIDVLDGS from the coding sequence ATGCGTCCCGCCATTGCCATCGCCCTATCCCTTGTCCTGGCCTCCGTCGCCTTCGCCGGCACGCTCACCGGGAAGGTGGTGAAGATCGTCGATGGCGACATGATCGACGTGCTCGACGGCTC
- a CDS encoding sigma-70 family RNA polymerase sigma factor — protein MPQPTAGTCGTRDDGCGPVSLLSADASAASPIASACLADERRLGDLIAAARRNEPGALGELLVAARGYLVRIADGRIPTEVRAHLAPSDVVQNTTVAAHAALTSFQGTTVAEFYGWLRAILANDVFDALRRQRSYDRAVVLGPGSAAARAPERSPTAPTRPTEASAIRRDDAMVVARVLDTLGAETREVMRLRYWEDLPFAEIAVRLGRSDNAVRKLWYRAVKRLQLALSAGDG, from the coding sequence ATGCCTCAACCGACGGCAGGGACGTGCGGGACTCGTGACGACGGTTGTGGACCGGTTTCGTTGCTGTCGGCCGACGCTTCGGCTGCGTCTCCGATCGCGTCGGCCTGCCTGGCCGACGAGCGGAGGCTCGGCGACTTGATCGCCGCCGCCCGCCGCAATGAGCCTGGCGCGCTCGGCGAGCTGCTCGTCGCTGCCCGCGGCTACCTCGTCCGGATTGCCGATGGCCGGATCCCGACCGAGGTCCGGGCCCACCTGGCGCCGTCCGACGTCGTCCAAAATACGACCGTCGCCGCCCACGCCGCGTTAACCTCGTTTCAGGGAACGACCGTGGCGGAGTTCTATGGTTGGCTCCGCGCGATCCTTGCCAACGACGTCTTCGACGCGCTGCGCCGGCAGCGGTCGTACGATCGTGCCGTGGTGCTCGGGCCCGGCTCGGCCGCGGCGCGTGCCCCGGAACGCTCCCCGACCGCCCCCACGCGCCCCACCGAGGCGTCGGCGATCCGCCGCGACGACGCCATGGTCGTCGCCCGCGTGCTCGACACGCTCGGTGCCGAAACGCGCGAGGTCATGCGCCTCCGCTACTGGGAAGACTTGCCGTTCGCCGAGATCGCCGTCCGGCTCGGTCGGTCCGACAACGCGGTGCGGAAGCTGTGGTACCGTGCTGTGAAACGGCTGCAGCTTGCACTCAGCGCCGGCGACGGCTGA
- a CDS encoding DUF4114 domain-containing protein: MFAITSPGGLLVFHSRSRDNDFSASLPLDSLDSYQWLGARDRPGPHGSPLPAASISARLTRLPPPRAQRWRCVSLLSAFIAIFGVSRIWCGSASAIGIDWVTVGDSGNLPDAYGYGAVATSYRIMKNELTNDNYAAFLNAVDPEGTNPADTYSSLMRFFGGIENTGITSGSRYLVKPNMGDKPVTFTSWFNAAQFANWLQNGEQTYPSSAAGATGVNQGAYTITNIASGIAPQRNSAAVFWVPSADEWKKAAYFKGGAAAAGCWTYPTQSDSPPTAVMATSTGIGMLGGISPVPGGNSANFNRGADWGGKDGNVTTVGTNGGPSTYGAFDMGGNVAEWTDEAGFDATRRILRGGNFAFDSAAMAGSSKSDAGAAARGDFFGIRLSAIAPTSIPVIDPSAAGTVVAIVAGFLAWFERRRGRRGASAAARQSPTAPQRRAPRILMTAAQAAAALAAALILGRPVAAATTDTVQYLSSPASYGAVRNGLNLEYGTNAFPPLTETALEAYQVQGSGPVTLTFRMHADTGSFRFNFGYYKYLPALNSIDTSTTAGKQAYATTALAAGNAVLVFNDVIHDPGATTTKTVNGGDLLGFFLIPDDTLANFQTSPGSFAVTGVGSATFGIGGPKRWPFFGYAAANPGGRDQLMSFAGTSKATGKRSNMFAWEDISRASLPGDFYCDNAFNDLIFAVEGVEAAVTSPAAIPEIDPAGLAGVVALVAGALGLRERRRFTL; this comes from the coding sequence ATGTTCGCCATCACTTCCCCAGGAGGCCTGCTCGTGTTTCACTCCCGTTCCCGTGACAATGACTTCTCCGCATCGCTGCCACTGGACTCCCTTGACTCGTATCAGTGGCTTGGCGCCCGCGACCGACCAGGTCCGCATGGAAGTCCGCTCCCGGCCGCATCGATTTCCGCGCGGCTCACCCGCTTGCCGCCGCCTCGCGCACAACGTTGGCGTTGCGTGAGCCTGCTGTCAGCTTTCATCGCCATCTTCGGAGTCAGCCGGATCTGGTGCGGAAGTGCCTCGGCGATCGGTATCGACTGGGTCACCGTCGGCGACTCTGGCAACCTACCCGACGCCTACGGATACGGTGCGGTCGCCACTTCATACCGCATCATGAAGAACGAATTGACGAATGACAATTACGCGGCGTTCCTCAACGCAGTCGATCCCGAGGGCACGAACCCTGCCGACACATACTCCTCACTGATGAGATTCTTCGGTGGAATCGAGAACACCGGAATCACTTCCGGCAGTCGATATCTCGTCAAGCCCAACATGGGCGACAAGCCGGTCACGTTCACGAGCTGGTTCAATGCCGCTCAGTTCGCCAATTGGCTTCAGAATGGAGAGCAGACATACCCTTCCAGTGCTGCTGGTGCGACGGGGGTCAACCAGGGCGCCTATACAATCACGAATATCGCCAGTGGTATAGCGCCACAAAGGAACTCCGCAGCGGTCTTTTGGGTTCCCAGCGCCGACGAGTGGAAAAAGGCCGCGTATTTCAAAGGAGGGGCCGCGGCGGCAGGGTGTTGGACATACCCGACGCAAAGCGACTCGCCCCCGACCGCAGTGATGGCGACTTCGACCGGCATCGGCATGCTCGGAGGGATCAGTCCGGTCCCCGGCGGAAACTCCGCGAACTTCAATCGCGGAGCTGACTGGGGCGGTAAAGATGGCAATGTGACCACGGTAGGTACCAATGGAGGCCCGAGCACGTACGGTGCCTTCGACATGGGCGGTAATGTCGCTGAATGGACCGACGAGGCAGGCTTCGACGCAACTCGCCGCATTCTGCGCGGCGGGAATTTCGCGTTCGATTCAGCGGCGATGGCAGGGTCATCAAAATCTGACGCCGGGGCCGCGGCGCGGGGTGATTTCTTCGGGATCCGGCTCTCGGCGATCGCTCCAACCTCCATCCCCGTGATCGATCCAAGCGCAGCGGGCACCGTCGTCGCCATCGTCGCGGGGTTCCTCGCGTGGTTCGAGCGGCGGCGCGGCCGGCGCGGGGCCTCCGCCGCAGCGAGACAGTCGCCCACTGCTCCGCAAAGGCGGGCGCCGCGGATCCTGATGACCGCCGCGCAGGCTGCGGCAGCCCTGGCCGCGGCGCTGATCCTGGGCCGACCGGTCGCCGCCGCCACGACCGACACGGTGCAGTACCTGTCGTCACCGGCCAGCTACGGCGCGGTGCGAAACGGGTTGAACCTGGAGTATGGTACCAACGCGTTTCCCCCCCTCACCGAGACGGCGCTCGAGGCCTATCAAGTCCAGGGCTCGGGGCCGGTCACGCTCACCTTCCGGATGCATGCCGACACCGGCTCGTTCCGGTTCAATTTCGGCTACTACAAGTACCTCCCGGCACTCAACTCCATCGACACGAGTACGACGGCGGGAAAACAGGCGTATGCCACCACCGCGCTCGCCGCGGGCAACGCCGTGCTGGTGTTCAACGACGTCATCCACGATCCCGGCGCGACGACGACCAAGACCGTCAACGGCGGCGACCTGCTCGGGTTCTTCCTGATACCTGACGATACGCTGGCGAACTTCCAGACGAGTCCGGGCAGCTTCGCCGTCACCGGAGTCGGCTCGGCGACGTTCGGGATCGGCGGTCCCAAGCGCTGGCCGTTCTTCGGCTACGCGGCGGCCAATCCCGGTGGCAGGGATCAGTTGATGAGCTTCGCAGGGACGTCGAAGGCCACCGGGAAGCGCTCGAACATGTTCGCGTGGGAAGACATCTCCCGCGCCTCGCTGCCCGGCGACTTTTACTGTGACAACGCGTTCAACGACCTGATCTTCGCGGTCGAGGGAGTCGAGGCAGCGGTGACGAGTCCTGCCGCGATCCCCGAGATCGACCCCGCGGGATTGGCGGGCGTCGTGGCCCTCGTCGCCGGTGCCCTCGGCCTGCGGGAGCGGCGCCGGTTTACCCTTTGA